One Candidatus Cloacimonadota bacterium genomic window, AATAGTTATCAGATCTGACTAAAAGAGCAAGTGACATAATGCAATCCTCTCCGAAATCACTCTTTGCCCGAATGCAGATATTTTTCACCCCGGTATAGATTGCATGCAAGGAGAAGATAACAGATAATATTATAAAGAAAAGCGAGATAGCTATTACACAGATCATGATCTTTTTTGCTTTTCTTTTATTCATTTTATCAGATAGTTAGTACAACAATACCGCTTATCGTCAGTAAGATACCTATCCCTGTTTTGAGTGATAACGGTTCCCCCGCAAAGATAATACCCATCAAAGCACCAAAAAGAGGTGAGGTGAATGCAATAGGCATAACCTGATCGAGATTGCCGCCTTTAAGCGCATGATAAAAACAAAGCATACCAACCGAACCAGCAACAATACCACCGCCCACGATCATATACGCAAGTGCCTTTGTCCCGGCTTGAGGAACAGTCTTCCAATAAGGCATACTGACGATCCCCAGTATTATAAGAGCAACAAATGTACGTATCGTTATACCCATTTGCGGTGCAAGGTTACCAAGATGCAAACCCTTTTTCTCGAAATATCCTCCAACACCCCAGGCAATCGCAGTAACAAGCGCAAACAGCTGTGGCTTCATTA contains:
- a CDS encoding EamA family transporter: MKPQLFALVTAIAWGVGGYFEKKGLHLGNLAPQMGITIRTFVALIILGIVSMPYWKTVPQAGTKALAYMIVGGGIVAGSVGMLCFYHALKGGNLDQVMPIAFTSPLFGALMGIIFAGEPLSLKTGIGILLTISGIVVLTI